A portion of the Dehalococcoidales bacterium genome contains these proteins:
- a CDS encoding aldehyde ferredoxin oxidoreductase family protein, producing MFGYHGRFLDVDLSNGSVGTMELEEDLLKKFIGGASLAAHFIYDRVKPGMDPLTPDSPLVFATGPFTGTTIPMVSRSAVCGISPLTGIWGEATTGGVFPFRLKESGYDGIMVTGKADRPVYLWIQDGVAEIRDAAHVWGKDTYETQKVLKEELKESGLSVTCVGPAGENLVKYACIINDRGRAAGRCGLGALMGSKNLKAVAVSGKLRPDVASKDKLAELTRQARDTIASNFMSVAFREYGTLMYMDLGMFLGDVPARYFSSSVFPTKGVTGEALRQAYTVGNYACHGCPVGCGRTLKHVSKDLDEIDGPEYETAVAFGPLCMNYDLESIVMANHLCNAYGIDTISAGVSIAYAMHLFEQGILSEDRAGMKIEWGDGKAIVRLVEMIINRQGIGELLGKGTRSIAEELGADPMEAAHVKGLEMPLHDARAFTGMAISYATGPRGACHLKGDYYNVDLGSGVPELGIVAGDRLQSEAKAEMAAKFQDFKDIFDSLLLCKFAPLTLTQIAEMLNNVTGWEYSPADLHTVAERSVNIKRAINNRLGITREDDRLPDINLVALKEGSTANKSPDMDLMLRDYYDYRKWDWDTGKPTREKLLELGLEDAVRDLW from the coding sequence ATGTTTGGATATCACGGCAGGTTCCTTGATGTTGACCTCAGCAATGGGAGTGTCGGGACTATGGAGCTTGAAGAGGACCTTCTCAAGAAGTTCATCGGCGGGGCAAGCCTGGCCGCGCACTTTATCTACGACCGGGTCAAACCCGGTATGGACCCCCTCACTCCGGACAGCCCGCTGGTGTTTGCCACCGGACCGTTTACCGGGACAACTATCCCGATGGTCAGCCGTTCCGCCGTGTGTGGCATTTCACCGCTGACCGGTATCTGGGGTGAGGCCACCACCGGAGGGGTCTTTCCGTTCAGGCTGAAGGAGTCCGGCTATGATGGTATCATGGTCACCGGCAAGGCTGACCGCCCCGTCTACCTGTGGATACAGGACGGCGTGGCGGAAATCCGGGACGCCGCCCATGTCTGGGGTAAGGATACCTACGAGACGCAGAAAGTCCTCAAGGAGGAACTCAAGGAGTCCGGACTCAGTGTTACCTGTGTTGGTCCCGCCGGCGAGAACCTGGTGAAGTACGCCTGTATCATTAACGACCGCGGCAGGGCTGCCGGTCGATGCGGACTGGGCGCCCTGATGGGCTCTAAAAACCTCAAGGCCGTTGCCGTATCAGGAAAGCTCCGGCCGGATGTTGCTAGCAAGGATAAGTTGGCGGAACTCACACGGCAGGCAAGGGACACGATAGCGTCCAACTTCATGTCGGTGGCCTTCCGGGAGTACGGTACCCTGATGTACATGGACCTCGGCATGTTCCTGGGGGATGTCCCCGCCCGGTACTTCAGCAGCAGCGTGTTCCCGACCAAAGGAGTGACCGGTGAGGCATTGCGACAAGCCTACACAGTGGGTAACTACGCATGTCATGGCTGTCCTGTCGGGTGCGGACGGACTCTCAAACATGTCAGTAAAGACCTCGATGAAATCGACGGCCCGGAATACGAGACTGCGGTTGCCTTCGGCCCCCTGTGCATGAACTATGACCTCGAGTCTATCGTGATGGCTAACCACCTGTGCAACGCCTACGGTATCGACACGATATCTGCGGGCGTCTCGATAGCCTATGCAATGCACCTCTTCGAGCAGGGTATACTCTCGGAAGACAGGGCAGGCATGAAAATAGAGTGGGGCGACGGCAAGGCCATCGTTCGGCTGGTGGAGATGATTATCAACCGGCAGGGGATAGGCGAGCTTCTTGGTAAGGGTACACGGAGCATCGCCGAGGAGCTCGGTGCAGACCCCATGGAAGCAGCGCACGTCAAGGGGCTGGAGATGCCGCTGCATGATGCCCGCGCCTTCACCGGGATGGCTATTTCCTACGCTACCGGCCCCAGGGGAGCCTGCCACCTGAAAGGCGACTACTACAACGTCGACCTGGGCAGCGGTGTACCTGAACTGGGTATTGTTGCCGGGGACAGGCTCCAGTCGGAGGCAAAGGCTGAGATGGCGGCCAAGTTCCAGGACTTCAAGGATATCTTCGACTCCCTGCTGCTGTGCAAGTTCGCACCGCTCACACTGACACAGATTGCCGAAATGCTCAACAACGTCACCGGATGGGAGTACTCACCGGCCGACCTCCATACCGTCGCAGAGAGGTCCGTTAATATCAAGAGGGCAATCAACAACAGGCTGGGTATCACCAGAGAGGACGACAGGCTGCCGGACATTAACCTCGTGGCACTGAAAGAGGGAAGCACTGCGAACAAGTCCCCGGATATGGACTTGATGCTCCGGGACTACTACGACTACCGCAAGTGGGACTGGGACACCGGTAAACCGACACGTGAGAAGCTGCTAGAGCTGGGCCTGGAAGACGCCGTCCGAGACCTGTGGTGA
- the selD gene encoding selenide, water dikinase SelD, producing the protein MGDEGRLRLTETVHGAGUACKIGPGDLAKALSGLPLISDPNLIVGMERAEDAGVYKLSEELAIVQTLDFFTPVVDDPYIFGQVTAANALSDVYAMGGKPLTAMNIVCFPVKTMDMSILKEILAGGLDKLREAGVTLVGGHSVEDQELKYGLSITGIIHPAKVILNTGARAGDKLLLTKPLGTGIINTALKGGLADEGAVSRAIECMVTLNRKASELMMEVDVHACTDVTGFGLLGHACEMIEGTDVGMVIHSATVPLLPETERYARMGLIPAGTIRNRDFRLPMIELATEISDERLLILFDAQTSGGLLISVPEQEADMLLQRMHEEGIEEATLIGEVTAESKGKITVK; encoded by the coding sequence ATGGGTGATGAGGGTAGGTTACGCCTGACCGAGACCGTTCACGGCGCCGGCTGAGCTTGCAAGATAGGTCCGGGAGACCTGGCAAAAGCACTATCCGGTCTGCCGCTCATCTCTGACCCAAATCTGATTGTGGGTATGGAGAGGGCTGAGGATGCTGGCGTCTATAAGCTGAGCGAGGAGCTGGCTATTGTTCAGACCCTTGATTTCTTCACGCCTGTCGTTGACGACCCTTATATCTTCGGTCAGGTTACCGCCGCTAATGCCCTGAGTGACGTCTATGCCATGGGAGGAAAACCGCTGACCGCGATGAACATTGTTTGCTTCCCGGTGAAGACAATGGATATGTCGATACTGAAAGAAATCCTGGCCGGGGGGCTGGACAAGCTACGGGAAGCCGGAGTAACCCTGGTAGGTGGGCATAGCGTAGAAGACCAGGAACTAAAGTACGGGCTTTCCATCACCGGTATCATCCACCCGGCAAAGGTGATACTCAATACAGGAGCCAGGGCAGGTGACAAGCTCCTGCTGACCAAACCGCTGGGTACAGGCATAATCAATACTGCCCTGAAGGGTGGCCTGGCAGACGAGGGAGCAGTTTCAAGGGCAATAGAGTGCATGGTTACTCTCAACAGGAAGGCATCGGAACTGATGATGGAAGTAGACGTCCACGCCTGCACCGATGTCACCGGTTTCGGTCTTCTGGGTCATGCCTGTGAGATGATTGAGGGAACTGATGTCGGCATGGTGATTCACTCTGCTACGGTTCCGCTTCTCCCTGAGACGGAAAGGTATGCCCGGATGGGACTCATCCCCGCCGGGACGATTCGTAATCGGGATTTTCGCCTTCCCATGATTGAGCTAGCTACTGAGATATCCGATGAGAGGTTACTCATTCTGTTCGATGCCCAAACCTCAGGAGGGCTGCTTATCTCTGTGCCGGAGCAAGAGGCAGATATGCTACTCCAGAGAATGCACGAAGAGGGTATAGAGGAAGCAACTCTCATTGGCGAGGTTACAGCCGAGTCGAAAGGTAAAATTACTGTAAAGTAA
- a CDS encoding NAD(P)H-hydrate dehydratase, which translates to MGRLSFLYDRCKKISLECRPLNFNCLNQVKSQALFDTEITRAPVLAEVAYQNNSAARLLLVKGAIDYAINEGGVVATITKPDVPALEAIGGTGDTITGLVAAFTYAELEPHQAAIITARANRMAGQFAEVTPATRVRQVVAQLPAVLEEFLCQWSGVCYMAGGN; encoded by the coding sequence ATCGGGAGACTATCCTTTCTTTACGATAGATGCAAAAAAATCTCGCTTGAGTGTCGGCCCCTCAACTTTAACTGCCTTAACCAGGTTAAAAGCCAGGCTCTTTTTGATACTGAAATAACCCGGGCACCGGTACTCGCTGAGGTTGCCTACCAGAATAACAGTGCCGCCAGACTGCTACTGGTCAAAGGGGCAATCGACTATGCAATTAACGAGGGTGGTGTCGTGGCTACCATCACTAAACCTGATGTACCGGCATTAGAAGCCATTGGAGGTACTGGTGACACCATTACGGGACTGGTTGCAGCTTTTACCTATGCTGAATTGGAGCCACACCAGGCAGCCATCATTACTGCCAGGGCCAACCGCATGGCGGGACAGTTCGCTGAGGTAACTCCGGCTACCAGGGTCAGGCAGGTCGTTGCCCAGCTTCCCGCCGTGCTCGAAGAGTTTCTATGCCAGTGGAGCGGCGTTTGCTATATGGCAGGAGGTAACTAA
- a CDS encoding sulfurtransferase TusA family protein, whose amino-acid sequence MSEVDVRGFSCPIPVVRTKKAIEENPKEALTVLVESAVSKENVPRLAQSKRYSVIVEETSDGYRLLLDPPGK is encoded by the coding sequence ATGAGCGAAGTTGATGTTCGCGGCTTTTCCTGTCCTATCCCGGTAGTCAGGACGAAGAAAGCCATAGAAGAAAATCCGAAAGAAGCTTTGACCGTATTGGTAGAGAGCGCTGTTTCAAAAGAGAATGTACCCCGCCTGGCCCAGAGCAAGAGGTATTCTGTTATAGTAGAAGAGACCTCAGATGGGTATCGGCTGTTGCTCGACCCACCCGGGAAATAG